The proteins below are encoded in one region of Segatella copri:
- the xyl3A gene encoding xylan 1,4-beta-xylosidase translates to MNKNVIYAALMFVVTMSSGNASAQQLPYQNPALSAHERAVDLCGRLTLEEKASLMLDDSPAIPRLGIKRFQWWSEALHGVANMGDVTVFPEPIGMAASFNDRMVYRVFDATSDEMRAKWNELQQKGGDVTRFHALSVWTPNVNIFRDPRWGRGQETYGEDPYLTSRMGCAVVRGLQGPEDTKYRKLWACAKHYAIHSGPEWARHTDNITDVTPRDLWETYMPAFKSLVQDAKVREVMCAYQRWDDEPCCGNTRLLQQILRNEWGFKYLVVSDCGAVTDFWENHKVSSNARNAAAKGVLAGTDVECGFNYVYKSVPEAVKYGALTEEEVDKHVIRLLEGRFDLGEMDDNKIVSWSKIPVSVLCSKAHRQLSLDMALQTMTLLQNKNEVLPLDKKVKKIAFIGPNVDNEPMMWGNYNGTPRQTITILDGIKNRLKKNQVVTFKGCDLVNDQTLDSYFDQCSMDGKMGFKGTFWNNREMNGKPVTITQEKNPVQVTTYGQHSFAPNVKLTGFSAKYETVFRPKQNAKVLLDVAACGHYEVYLNGEKKSEKSDWRTVESRIEFEGEKGKEYQIEIRYAEMPTYNADMKINIGHENPIDYQASLKQLKDCETVVFVGGISPQLEGEEMPIEISGFKGGDRTNIELPKVQRNFLKALKEAGKKVVFVNCSGSAIALTPETESCDAILQAWYPGQEGGEAVARVLFGEYNPAGKLPITFYRNSNQLPDFKDYSMKGRTYRYMNDALFPFGYGLSYTSFRIGDATLSNSILKKGEKITLKVPVSNVGKKDGTEVVQVYVKDPADIEGPLKSLKAFERVEVKAGATAQAVITLDSKNFELFDAATNTVRAKAGKYEVYYGSSSADKDLKKLDVSIEY, encoded by the coding sequence ATGAACAAGAATGTTATATACGCAGCTTTGATGTTTGTGGTAACTATGTCTTCCGGCAATGCCTCAGCGCAGCAGTTGCCTTATCAGAATCCAGCCCTCTCGGCTCATGAGAGAGCGGTAGATTTATGTGGTCGTCTCACTTTGGAAGAGAAAGCTTCTCTGATGCTGGATGATTCGCCGGCTATCCCACGATTGGGAATCAAGAGATTCCAGTGGTGGAGCGAGGCACTGCATGGTGTGGCGAACATGGGAGATGTAACCGTCTTTCCGGAACCTATCGGAATGGCAGCTTCGTTTAACGACAGAATGGTGTATAGAGTCTTTGATGCAACATCTGATGAGATGCGTGCCAAATGGAATGAACTGCAGCAGAAGGGAGGAGATGTAACCCGTTTCCATGCTTTATCTGTCTGGACTCCAAACGTGAATATCTTCCGTGATCCTCGCTGGGGACGTGGACAGGAAACCTATGGTGAGGATCCTTATCTTACCAGTAGGATGGGATGTGCCGTGGTGCGCGGATTGCAGGGACCTGAAGATACGAAATACCGCAAACTCTGGGCTTGTGCCAAGCACTATGCAATTCATAGCGGACCAGAATGGGCTCGCCATACAGACAATATTACCGATGTTACACCGCGCGACCTTTGGGAAACTTATATGCCTGCCTTCAAATCACTGGTGCAGGATGCCAAGGTGCGTGAGGTGATGTGTGCCTATCAGCGTTGGGATGATGAACCATGCTGCGGCAACACCCGCCTTCTGCAGCAGATTCTCAGGAATGAGTGGGGATTCAAGTACCTGGTAGTTTCCGACTGTGGCGCTGTTACTGATTTCTGGGAGAATCATAAGGTTTCGAGCAATGCCAGAAATGCGGCAGCTAAGGGCGTATTGGCTGGAACCGATGTAGAATGTGGATTTAATTATGTATATAAATCGGTGCCTGAGGCTGTGAAGTATGGTGCCCTGACTGAAGAAGAAGTTGATAAGCATGTGATTCGTCTGCTCGAAGGTCGTTTCGACTTGGGTGAGATGGATGACAACAAGATAGTTTCATGGTCGAAGATTCCTGTATCTGTGCTTTGCAGCAAGGCGCATCGCCAGCTCTCGCTCGATATGGCTCTGCAGACCATGACGCTGCTCCAAAACAAGAATGAGGTATTACCTCTCGATAAAAAGGTAAAGAAGATTGCTTTCATCGGACCAAATGTGGATAACGAACCGATGATGTGGGGAAACTATAATGGTACTCCACGACAGACAATTACCATCCTGGATGGTATCAAGAATCGTTTGAAGAAAAACCAGGTCGTCACTTTTAAAGGGTGCGACCTGGTGAACGATCAGACTTTGGATTCTTACTTCGACCAGTGTAGCATGGATGGCAAGATGGGCTTTAAGGGCACTTTCTGGAACAATCGTGAAATGAACGGTAAGCCTGTTACCATCACCCAGGAAAAGAATCCTGTGCAGGTAACTACCTATGGCCAGCATTCGTTTGCACCTAATGTGAAGTTGACGGGCTTTTCTGCCAAGTATGAAACCGTATTCCGTCCTAAGCAAAACGCCAAGGTATTACTCGATGTGGCTGCCTGCGGTCATTATGAGGTTTATCTGAATGGTGAGAAAAAGTCAGAGAAGAGTGATTGGCGTACTGTAGAATCCCGCATCGAGTTTGAGGGCGAGAAAGGTAAGGAGTATCAGATAGAAATACGATATGCTGAGATGCCAACCTATAATGCGGATATGAAGATCAATATCGGTCATGAGAATCCTATCGACTATCAGGCTTCGCTCAAGCAGTTGAAGGATTGCGAGACAGTAGTCTTCGTAGGTGGCATCTCTCCACAGTTGGAAGGTGAGGAAATGCCTATCGAGATTTCTGGCTTCAAGGGTGGTGACCGCACCAACATCGAATTGCCTAAGGTTCAGCGCAATTTCCTGAAGGCTTTGAAGGAGGCGGGCAAAAAGGTTGTCTTTGTCAACTGTTCGGGTTCGGCTATCGCTTTGACTCCAGAGACAGAGAGTTGCGATGCCATTCTCCAGGCCTGGTATCCTGGTCAGGAAGGTGGTGAGGCAGTGGCTCGTGTACTCTTCGGAGAGTACAATCCTGCCGGCAAGTTGCCAATCACTTTCTATCGCAATTCCAATCAGTTGCCTGATTTCAAGGATTACAGCATGAAGGGCAGAACCTATCGTTATATGAACGATGCGCTCTTCCCATTCGGTTACGGCTTGAGCTACACTTCTTTCCGTATTGGCGATGCTACACTTTCCAACTCTATCCTGAAGAAGGGTGAGAAGATTACCTTGAAGGTGCCTGTAAGTAATGTTGGCAAGAAAGATGGAACCGAGGTGGTGCAGGTGTATGTGAAGGATCCTGCCGATATCGAAGGACCATTGAAAAGCTTGAAGGCTTTCGAGAGAGTGGAGGTAAAAGCCGGTGCAACAGCTCAAGCCGTCATCACCCTGGACAGCAAGAACTTCGAACTCTTCGATGCTGCAACCAATACCGTCCGTGCCAAGGCAGGAAAGTATGAGGTTTATTACGGCAGCAGTTCGGCTGATAAGGATTTGAAGAAACTGGATGTTTCTATTGAATATTAA
- a CDS encoding TlpA family protein disulfide reductase produces the protein MKRILCVLIAAIWLCTCWAGNGKKPIVWEQPVAESNQLFYDPFQSQLNIYRVEFADDETRVFMHITFPPHYWVKFVKETYLLADGKKYLVKSCDGLKLDEEHYMPSSGKEDVVFHFAPLPKKTRKFDFLEGDGKKNFKIFGIENIDTRIKQLFSSLWRNDATGDWEIGFYEDFAIYDCRYWQYKQKNQKGDKYSFILTDGKSDLAVNIDKPQHGKRTMTINGKKAEYSLITTSTLPDYPQKDETTSLKDTHNKPDTAIVVGWLRNMPKEFWDRGQEYSVQYYDLFSTFTELSNCSKLDSLGRFEIKVPLINSTEVFMDWKHTYINTVLEPGETYYLLYDFKSGHSIFMGKNCRLQNELLAHPIPMINADYAGKDENKVPAQEMMQILESRYKEAEGNLRKQIEKSASISRCYQEYAAQYLLCIYATDILQGAYSVKDNVFPQEYVSQVEKIWKEIPQPYTQFRDYSMLTNDLIGQERRLKYSTPMGRTYGFLSTNSYPELLRKHKALGDIAITDSEIATVEQWAKNLDAITIKQYQTTDAKEQEKIVKAFSNSVLDKRATAIIGREDIAKMLKDETPLIDVYYAQHIADSMGCNQQQKDVIISKAFLQMLERLAMPLNSYGLDLAEHSISSEVLREKVLAEHRKYLSLQNKDITISIKTAPQDMSDGEKLLRHILEPYKGKLVLLDVWGTWCAPCKEALAHSKEEFERLAPYDVVYLYMASRSPEESWKNIIRLNNLVGDNIAHYNLPAPQQSAIENYLNIRSFPSYRLFDKEGNLVDVKVDARQLDNLEKIIKELNR, from the coding sequence ATGAAAAGAATCCTTTGTGTACTTATTGCAGCCATCTGGCTCTGTACTTGCTGGGCAGGGAATGGCAAGAAACCTATTGTCTGGGAACAGCCGGTAGCTGAATCGAATCAGCTATTTTATGATCCTTTTCAATCTCAACTCAACATCTATCGTGTGGAATTCGCAGATGATGAAACACGAGTGTTCATGCACATCACTTTTCCCCCACACTATTGGGTAAAGTTTGTGAAGGAAACCTATCTCCTTGCTGATGGCAAGAAATATCTCGTCAAGAGCTGTGATGGACTGAAACTTGACGAAGAACACTATATGCCAAGCTCAGGCAAGGAGGATGTGGTCTTCCACTTCGCACCGCTCCCCAAGAAGACCCGAAAGTTTGACTTCCTGGAAGGTGACGGCAAGAAGAACTTCAAGATATTTGGCATCGAGAATATCGATACCCGCATCAAACAGCTCTTCTCCTCGCTTTGGCGCAACGATGCGACCGGCGATTGGGAGATAGGATTCTATGAAGATTTCGCCATCTACGACTGCCGTTACTGGCAATACAAGCAGAAGAATCAGAAGGGCGACAAGTACTCTTTCATCCTTACCGATGGCAAGAGCGACCTGGCTGTCAACATCGACAAACCTCAACATGGCAAGCGCACGATGACCATCAACGGCAAGAAAGCCGAATATTCGCTCATTACCACTTCCACCCTTCCGGATTATCCGCAGAAAGATGAGACCACAAGTCTGAAGGATACTCATAACAAGCCCGATACGGCTATTGTTGTGGGATGGCTCAGAAATATGCCTAAGGAATTTTGGGATAGAGGGCAGGAGTATAGTGTGCAGTATTATGATCTCTTTTCCACATTCACGGAATTGAGCAATTGTAGCAAGCTCGATTCTCTTGGCAGATTTGAGATCAAAGTGCCTCTCATCAACTCTACCGAGGTTTTCATGGACTGGAAACATACTTATATCAACACGGTATTGGAGCCAGGTGAGACCTATTATCTGCTCTATGACTTCAAGTCTGGACATTCCATCTTCATGGGCAAGAACTGTCGCTTGCAAAACGAACTGCTGGCGCATCCTATCCCAATGATTAACGCAGACTATGCAGGTAAGGATGAGAATAAGGTTCCAGCCCAGGAGATGATGCAGATTCTTGAATCCAGATATAAGGAGGCTGAAGGGAACTTACGAAAACAGATAGAAAAATCGGCATCTATTTCCAGATGTTATCAGGAGTATGCGGCTCAATACCTTCTCTGCATTTATGCTACGGATATCTTGCAAGGAGCATATAGCGTAAAAGACAATGTTTTCCCTCAGGAATATGTGAGCCAAGTGGAAAAAATATGGAAGGAGATTCCGCAGCCTTATACTCAGTTTCGTGACTATAGTATGCTGACTAATGATCTCATCGGCCAGGAAAGAAGGTTAAAGTACAGTACCCCCATGGGAAGGACCTATGGATTCTTATCCACCAATTCTTATCCGGAACTGTTGAGAAAGCACAAGGCTCTGGGGGATATTGCGATAACCGATTCAGAAATTGCTACGGTGGAACAATGGGCTAAGAATCTGGATGCCATAACTATCAAGCAATATCAGACGACAGATGCCAAGGAGCAGGAGAAAATAGTAAAAGCTTTTTCCAACTCAGTCCTTGACAAGCGCGCTACGGCTATCATTGGTAGAGAAGATATTGCCAAGATGCTTAAGGATGAGACTCCTCTCATCGATGTATATTATGCCCAGCATATAGCTGATAGCATGGGATGCAACCAGCAGCAGAAAGATGTCATCATCTCCAAGGCCTTTCTTCAGATGTTGGAAAGACTAGCCATGCCACTCAATAGTTATGGTCTTGACCTGGCAGAACACAGCATCAGTTCTGAAGTTCTCAGGGAGAAAGTATTGGCAGAACACCGTAAGTACCTGTCTTTGCAGAACAAGGATATTACAATTAGTATCAAGACAGCTCCGCAGGATATGAGCGATGGGGAGAAGCTTCTTCGCCATATATTGGAGCCTTATAAGGGAAAGCTTGTATTGCTGGATGTCTGGGGAACCTGGTGTGCCCCTTGCAAGGAGGCTCTAGCCCATTCGAAGGAAGAGTTCGAACGCTTGGCACCATACGATGTGGTATATCTATACATGGCAAGCAGAAGTCCGGAAGAGTCATGGAAAAATATCATCAGACTGAATAATCTGGTTGGCGACAATATCGCCCACTACAATTTGCCAGCGCCTCAGCAGAGTGCCATCGAGAACTATCTCAACATTCGCTCCTTCCCATCCTATCGCCTCTTCGACAAGGAAGGAAATCTGGTAGATGTGAAAGTGGATGCTCGCCAGCTTGACAATCTGGAGAAAATCATCAAGGAACTGAACAGATAG
- a CDS encoding family 43 glycosylhydrolase, producing MKQNNIFFRYFSPVAAQQKLYAAALVALLSSSAYEAEAQVGEPFIHDPSTIALCDGKYYTFGTGEGGIWSEDGWTWQGGAVRPGRGAAPDVLKIGDRYLVAYSATGGGLGGSHRGDVLTMWNKTLDPKSSDFKYTEPVVVASSLDDEDCDAIDAGLLLDPTTGRLWLSYGTYFGFIRLVELDPKTGKRMEGNEPVNIAIDCEATDLIYRNGWYYLLGTHGTCCDGPNSTYNIVVGRSRKITGPYVDNVGREMLQGGGKMVIAANNLKTGPGHFGRYIEEEGVEKMSFHYESDFRQGGRSVLAIRPLLWKNDWPVAGDEFHAGTYEIESERRGYALEIAVDFVRMQRDIEPFWIKPTKPLKNIEPQTLKEVEAEWPKGEVKVRMNDYMFRPHQKWSIMPAGKGGYLGGPYYKICIEGTTRYLTATAQHDVIAKPEFTGEDAQLWRIEQLTDGTYRIMPKAVPGTEEKLALVSLGDCTPGLAPFDFNSDNSKWNFRQQ from the coding sequence ATGAAACAGAACAATATATTTTTCAGATATTTTAGCCCGGTTGCTGCTCAGCAGAAACTTTATGCCGCTGCTTTGGTTGCCTTGTTGTCTTCTTCTGCTTACGAGGCAGAAGCCCAGGTGGGCGAACCTTTCATTCATGACCCTTCTACCATTGCCCTGTGTGATGGAAAGTATTATACCTTTGGAACGGGTGAAGGCGGAATCTGGTCGGAGGATGGCTGGACCTGGCAGGGTGGTGCTGTTCGTCCCGGAAGAGGAGCGGCTCCTGATGTGTTGAAGATTGGCGACCGTTATCTTGTAGCCTACAGTGCTACGGGTGGTGGATTGGGAGGCAGTCATCGCGGTGATGTCCTGACGATGTGGAACAAAACGCTCGATCCGAAATCGTCTGATTTCAAATATACTGAACCGGTGGTGGTCGCCTCATCCTTAGATGATGAAGACTGTGATGCCATTGATGCGGGCTTGTTGCTCGACCCTACTACCGGCAGACTCTGGCTCAGCTATGGTACCTATTTCGGATTTATCCGTCTGGTAGAACTCGACCCAAAGACGGGTAAGCGGATGGAAGGCAACGAACCCGTCAATATCGCCATCGACTGCGAAGCTACTGATTTGATTTACCGCAACGGCTGGTATTATCTTCTCGGCACTCATGGCACCTGTTGCGATGGTCCTAATTCTACCTACAATATCGTGGTGGGACGTTCGCGAAAGATAACCGGTCCATACGTGGATAATGTGGGCAGAGAGATGTTGCAGGGCGGTGGAAAGATGGTGATTGCAGCCAACAATCTGAAGACGGGTCCCGGTCACTTCGGACGCTATATTGAGGAAGAGGGTGTAGAAAAAATGTCGTTCCACTATGAGTCTGATTTCAGACAGGGAGGACGAAGCGTGTTGGCTATCCGTCCTTTGTTGTGGAAGAACGATTGGCCTGTGGCTGGTGATGAATTTCATGCCGGAACCTACGAGATAGAATCGGAACGAAGAGGCTATGCCCTGGAGATTGCCGTAGATTTCGTGAGAATGCAGCGGGATATCGAACCTTTCTGGATCAAGCCGACCAAGCCTCTGAAGAATATCGAACCTCAGACCTTGAAGGAGGTAGAGGCAGAATGGCCTAAGGGCGAGGTGAAGGTGAGAATGAATGATTATATGTTCCGTCCTCATCAGAAGTGGAGTATCATGCCTGCCGGAAAGGGTGGTTATCTGGGTGGTCCTTATTATAAGATCTGCATAGAAGGCACTACTCGCTATCTTACCGCAACCGCTCAGCATGATGTCATCGCCAAACCTGAATTTACGGGTGAAGATGCCCAGCTTTGGCGCATCGAACAGCTTACCGATGGCACCTATCGCATCATGCCTAAGGCTGTGCCAGGCACTGAAGAGAAACTTGCATTGGTTTCACTCGGCGATTGTACCCCAGGCTTGGCTCCCTTCGATTTCAATAGCGATAATTCTAAATGGAATTTCAGGCAACAATAA
- a CDS encoding glycoside hydrolase family 31 protein, producing the protein MLKNLSFIALLGIAVVGVPSELSAKSVKVAGTQKGTAAKSITRQVAQQNVTIEFYSPSIVRILKSDAGLGAPVQKKSYSVILKPQQMKGVQIQENGDIVKINSSFISVELNQQTGEIRFLSKDGKLLLTDTKTRLEARKDEANKGKYRIEQDFRLADDEAIYGLGQLRDVYMNQRGRQNIVLWNNNTYIAIPYFTSEKGYGLYWDNAGKTYFNDIVASRDNGNQPSCTSFTSEVGTCADYYFMYKDGTQDGVIASIRELTGQATMFPKWAMGFWQCRERYKTSDELAGVLDKYRELKIPTDAIVQDWQYWGCDSNWNAMKFQNPYYINKVGDPAYAKYLPTDMKQMKAQEEPRLKSPEEMVKYVHKNDAHLMISIWASFGPWTEQYRELKKMNALLPFDTWPRNSGVMPYDVFNPKARNLYWKYLTHLYQMGFDAWWTDSTEPDHFEKPGDENYQTFDGSWLGVKNAFPLLHNKSIYEHQRAMKGNTKRSLQMTRSGSLGIQHYGTICWSGDVLASWNEMKNQIPSGLNFSLCGIPFWNTDLGGFFYWEFEQNPKNPAIQELQTRWMQWGTFMPLMRNHCSSPMVSELYEFGKQGDWAYDAMIKAIKLRYRLLPYIYSTAGDCVQNSGSMMRALVMDYAADKKASRLNDEYLFGRNILVKPVTDPLYTWKDKEKKGHTIYPDVRKAAAPVNVYLPKGNKWYDFWSNTQYEGGQDIQRLCPVDIMPVFIKAGTILPFGPEVQYSSEKPWDELEIRVYPGADGKFTLYEDEGDNYNYEKGKFSEIQFVWNEADRTLNIAPRKGSYKGMLQHRRFHIVLVDANSGAGDQPMQASKSVEYDGKAVKIQM; encoded by the coding sequence ATGCTAAAGAATTTATCTTTCATTGCCCTTTTGGGCATCGCTGTCGTTGGTGTTCCAAGTGAACTCAGCGCCAAGAGCGTAAAGGTGGCAGGCACCCAGAAAGGTACGGCTGCCAAGTCTATCACCCGTCAGGTGGCTCAGCAGAATGTAACCATCGAATTCTATTCTCCATCCATCGTCCGCATCTTGAAATCTGATGCCGGACTTGGTGCTCCTGTTCAGAAGAAAAGCTATTCTGTCATCTTGAAACCTCAACAGATGAAGGGCGTTCAAATACAGGAAAACGGAGATATTGTAAAAATCAATTCTAGTTTTATTTCCGTTGAACTGAATCAGCAGACTGGCGAAATCCGCTTCCTTTCGAAGGATGGAAAGTTGCTGCTTACTGATACGAAGACCCGTCTGGAAGCCCGCAAGGATGAAGCCAACAAGGGCAAGTACCGCATAGAGCAAGACTTCCGTCTTGCTGATGACGAGGCAATCTATGGTCTGGGACAGTTGCGCGATGTTTACATGAATCAGCGTGGTCGACAGAATATCGTACTCTGGAATAATAATACTTATATCGCCATCCCTTATTTCACCAGTGAGAAGGGCTATGGTCTTTACTGGGACAATGCCGGAAAAACCTATTTCAATGATATTGTAGCATCCAGGGATAATGGCAACCAGCCATCATGCACTTCCTTCACCAGTGAAGTAGGAACCTGTGCCGACTACTATTTCATGTACAAGGATGGTACACAGGATGGAGTCATCGCCAGCATCCGTGAACTGACCGGACAGGCTACGATGTTCCCGAAATGGGCGATGGGCTTCTGGCAATGCCGTGAGCGCTATAAGACCAGCGATGAACTGGCGGGCGTATTGGATAAGTATCGCGAACTGAAGATTCCTACTGATGCCATTGTGCAGGACTGGCAGTATTGGGGATGCGACTCCAACTGGAATGCGATGAAATTCCAGAATCCATATTATATAAATAAGGTGGGCGACCCAGCCTATGCCAAGTATCTTCCTACCGATATGAAGCAGATGAAGGCACAGGAAGAACCCCGCCTGAAGAGTCCGGAAGAGATGGTGAAGTATGTTCACAAGAACGATGCCCATCTGATGATTTCCATCTGGGCAAGTTTCGGTCCTTGGACAGAGCAGTATCGTGAACTGAAGAAGATGAATGCCCTCCTTCCTTTCGATACCTGGCCAAGAAACAGTGGCGTGATGCCATACGATGTCTTCAATCCGAAGGCTCGCAACCTCTACTGGAAGTATCTTACTCATCTCTACCAGATGGGCTTTGATGCCTGGTGGACCGATTCTACGGAGCCAGACCATTTTGAGAAGCCGGGCGATGAGAACTATCAGACCTTCGATGGTTCATGGTTGGGCGTGAAGAACGCCTTCCCATTGTTGCACAACAAGAGCATCTACGAGCACCAGAGAGCGATGAAGGGCAACACAAAGCGTTCGCTCCAGATGACCCGAAGCGGCAGTCTCGGTATTCAGCATTATGGCACCATCTGCTGGAGCGGTGATGTGCTGGCTTCCTGGAACGAGATGAAGAATCAGATTCCATCGGGCTTGAACTTCTCGCTCTGCGGTATCCCATTCTGGAACACCGACCTAGGTGGTTTCTTCTACTGGGAGTTTGAACAGAATCCAAAGAACCCAGCCATTCAGGAATTGCAGACCCGCTGGATGCAGTGGGGAACCTTTATGCCATTGATGCGTAACCACTGTTCTTCGCCGATGGTAAGCGAACTGTATGAATTCGGAAAGCAGGGCGACTGGGCTTATGATGCTATGATTAAGGCCATCAAGCTGCGCTATCGCCTTTTGCCTTATATCTACAGTACGGCTGGCGACTGTGTACAGAATAGCGGAAGCATGATGCGTGCCCTGGTAATGGATTATGCGGCAGACAAGAAGGCTTCCCGTCTGAACGATGAGTATCTCTTTGGCCGCAACATCCTGGTGAAGCCGGTAACCGATCCTTTATACACCTGGAAGGATAAGGAGAAGAAGGGCCATACCATCTATCCTGATGTAAGGAAGGCAGCTGCGCCTGTGAATGTTTACTTGCCAAAGGGTAATAAATGGTATGATTTCTGGAGCAACACCCAGTATGAGGGCGGTCAGGATATCCAGCGCCTTTGTCCTGTCGACATCATGCCTGTATTCATCAAGGCAGGTACCATCCTGCCATTCGGTCCTGAAGTGCAGTATAGTTCAGAGAAGCCTTGGGATGAACTGGAAATTCGTGTCTATCCTGGTGCTGATGGTAAATTTACGCTCTATGAGGATGAGGGTGACAACTATAATTACGAGAAGGGTAAATTCTCGGAAATCCAGTTTGTTTGGAATGAAGCAGACAGAACCCTGAACATCGCTCCACGCAAGGGCAGTTATAAGGGAATGCTCCAGCATCGCAGATTCCATATCGTATTGGTGGATGCCAATAGTGGAGCGGGCGATCAGCCTATGCAGGCAAGCAAGAGTGTGGAATATGACGGAAAGGCTGTAAAGATACAGATGTAA
- a CDS encoding acetylxylan esterase has translation MPNAAGFIQRWLLLEPISMPVKSNVVFTDSYLKEIFHTQYFPKQMETVPKDGAVVKVGKEKLKWHALDSKLFNVKLFRFATSFKKPKYGVLFWAVTIIDCPEEMKDVRLSVGSNGASMWWLNGEEAVMLEGDRRMVRDDVVSKKLTLKKGRNILRGAVINGPGMSDFCVRFIDGQGKPVRNLSIHVK, from the coding sequence ATGCCTAATGCGGCTGGCTTTATTCAGAGATGGTTGCTCCTGGAGCCCATCTCTATGCCGGTCAAGAGCAATGTCGTTTTTACTGATTCTTATCTGAAGGAGATATTCCATACGCAGTATTTCCCTAAACAGATGGAAACAGTTCCTAAGGATGGAGCCGTCGTGAAGGTGGGCAAGGAAAAACTGAAATGGCATGCGCTGGACAGTAAACTGTTTAATGTGAAGCTCTTCCGTTTCGCTACTTCGTTTAAGAAGCCCAAGTATGGTGTCTTGTTCTGGGCGGTTACCATTATCGATTGCCCTGAGGAGATGAAAGACGTCCGCTTGTCTGTTGGCTCGAATGGTGCTTCCATGTGGTGGCTCAATGGCGAGGAGGCGGTGATGCTCGAAGGCGACCGAAGAATGGTTCGCGATGATGTGGTTTCTAAGAAACTTACCTTGAAGAAAGGTAGGAATATCCTTCGTGGTGCAGTAATCAATGGACCTGGTATGAGTGACTTCTGTGTCCGATTCATCGACGGACAGGGCAAGCCTGTCAGAAACCTGTCTATTCACGTGAAGTAG